One Mycolicibacterium sp. TUM20985 genomic window, GGTGGGGTCGAACGGATCGCCGACGTTCGCGAGATCGATGACGGCCAGAAACTTGTCGACGAACGCGTCGTACACCGAATCCTGTACCAGGATGCGGCTGGCGCAGGCACAGCTTTGCCCGGATTGCATCAGGGGGCCCTGGTGTGCGGAAAGCATTGCGGCGGCGTCGAGATCGGCATCGTCGAAGACGACGTTGGCCGACTTGCCGCCAAGTTCGGCGACGACAGGTGTCAGGTTCGTCGCGGCGGCTTGCAGAACGGCGCGGGCGGTGGTTCCGCCGCCAGTGAAGAAGACCTTGCGAATGCCGGGGTGGCATACCAGGGCGTTCCCGCCGGCGGCCCCCGCAGGCACGACGTTGACCAGCCCTGGTGGAAGGCCAGCCTCGAGGCATAGCTCGCCGAACCGCAACGCAGCCAGTGGTGCCAGCTCGGAAGGTTTGAGCACGACCGCATTTCCTGCTGCCAAGGCTGGCGCGACGCAGGACGCTGCGACGGCCAACGCGCCGTTCCACGGGGTGATGACGCCGACGACCCCGAACGGCTCACGCTCGATCAGGTTGATGTCGAAGGAACCGTTGACCGGCGTACTGGACCCGTGAGGCTTGTCCGCATAGCCCGCGAAGTGCCGCAGGAAACGCTCCAACAGCAGTGCCGTTCCGGCGAAGGAGATGGGGACGGCGTAGTCGAGAACGTTGAGTTTGGCGAGTACGTCGAGGTCGTCGTGCACCGCGTCGGCCAGATCGAGCATCAGGTCCCGGCGGCGGTCGACCGTCAACGCGGCCCACTCCCGCTGCGCCGCGCGAGATGATGCAACTGCCTGATCGATCTCTCGTGCGCCGGCGAGTACGACGGTCGCATTTGGTAGACCCGTCGCCGGGTACACGTGTTGGTGGGTTCCCTCCGATGACGAGGTGATGCGGTCTCCGCCGATGAGGAGTCCGACCGGCTTGGCGAAGGCGGGGGCAGTAGAGGTCACGATTCCGCCTCGGCGCGCCATTCTTCGAGGATGCGTTGCTTCTGCGCCGATGACCTGGTTTAGGTGCGAGGCCTTGGGCCAGCCGTAGTACGCGGCGAAATGCAGGGCCAATTCATCCATTTCGTCGAAGGAGATGTCGCGACTCTTCAGGGCTGCGTAGACGTGACTCAAGATCGGATACGGGGCGTCCTGGAAGGCCACGCACGCGACCGTCACCAGACGCCGTGCCTTCATCTCCAATCCTGGCCGCAACCACATCTCACCGAAGACGAAGTTCAGGATGCCTGCGCCCTGAAACGGATTGTCCCGTACAGGCGCGAACGGCAGGCAGTTGATGTCCTTGAAGGATTGCTCTCCAACGGCCAGCCGTGCCTCGGGATCGCTCGGTGTGGTCAGCGGAAGCAACGGATCGTCGGACGGTGCGGGTTGGCCGCGGTCGCGATGAATTCTCTCCCACTGGTCGTCGACGACCATGTTGAACCGCGACGCCTTGGGCCAGCCCGCGTACACGGCGAAATGGAGTACCACTTCCCGAATCTCGGTGATCGTCACGTCACCGCTGTTCAAGGCGGCGTAGACGTGGTCGCACAGGGGGCCCTCGGCGTCGGCGGCACCGACACAGGCCAGCGTGATGAACCGACGGTCCCGTCGACTCAACGTCGGGCGCTGCCACACCTCGGCGAACACGAAGTCGATCAGGTTGGTCGTCACGGGGGACTGGTCGTCGGGTGCGTCGAAGGTCATGACGTCGGCGAACGCGCGTCTTCCGCGTTCGGCGCGGTCGGTGTCGAATGTCGGCATTAGGTGGGCTTCCTGCTCGGAGTAGGTGTCACCGGAGGGTGACGCCGGCGTCGACCTTGAACTCGAGACCCGTCACGTACCGCGCCTCGTCGGAGATGAGGAACAACACGGCGTTGCTGATGTCGATTGGCTCGGCCATCACGATGGGCAGCGCGTTGAGGAAGATCGGAACGAGGTCGGGACGCGCCTCGGCCAGCAGTCCGTGCAGTGTCGCCGGTTGCATCCCGGTCTCCACGCCGGTCGGGTGCACGGTGTTCACGCGCACATTCACTGCTGCAAGCTCATTGGCGAGTGCTCGGCTCAAACCGACGACGCCGTGCTTTGACGCCGTGTACGGGGTGTGCAGGGGGGTGCCCTTGAGCCCAGCCGCCGAACTGATGTTGACCAGGCTGCCGCCGCGCCCGACGAGATGCGGTAGCGCCGCAGAGCAGGTGTTCCACGTGCCGATGAGGTTGACGTCGACG contains:
- a CDS encoding mycofactocin-coupled SDR family oxidoreductase — translated: MTGRVAGKRVLVTGAARGMGRSHAVRLAEEGADLILVDICTSLPDVEYPLSTREDLEETVRLVEQHGRVAISHVVDVRDAKALSEAVNDGVAMLGGLDAAVANAGVLTVGTWDTTTSEQWRTVVDVNLIGTWNTCSAALPHLVGRGGSLVNISSAAGLKGTPLHTPYTASKHGVVGLSRALANELAAVNVRVNTVHPTGVETGMQPATLHGLLAEARPDLVPIFLNALPIVMAEPIDISNAVLFLISDEARYVTGLEFKVDAGVTLR
- a CDS encoding aldehyde dehydrogenase family protein translates to MTSTAPAFAKPVGLLIGGDRITSSSEGTHQHVYPATGLPNATVVLAGAREIDQAVASSRAAQREWAALTVDRRRDLMLDLADAVHDDLDVLAKLNVLDYAVPISFAGTALLLERFLRHFAGYADKPHGSSTPVNGSFDINLIEREPFGVVGVITPWNGALAVAASCVAPALAAGNAVVLKPSELAPLAALRFGELCLEAGLPPGLVNVVPAGAAGGNALVCHPGIRKVFFTGGGTTARAVLQAAATNLTPVVAELGGKSANVVFDDADLDAAAMLSAHQGPLMQSGQSCACASRILVQDSVYDAFVDKFLAVIDLANVGDPFDPTVTFGPVISDTAADRIVSVIDDAVENRAGTLLAGGNRMGGALAQGFYVEPTVFGRVDNQSILAQLETFGPVVSIMSFRDEAEAVYLANDTPYGLNAFVHTRGLARAHGVARRLEAGSVWINTFSDISPQGPYGGYKQSGFGRTGGAEGLQEFLQVKNIRIAMG